Proteins encoded in a region of the Gemmatimonadaceae bacterium genome:
- the dctA gene encoding C4-dicarboxylate transporter DctA, whose amino-acid sequence MNLRRIHHNLTFRVLLAVTIGVILGVVNPELAKEMKPLGDTFVKLVKMIIGPIIFLTIVLGISNIADVKKIGRVGGKAFIYFEVVTTFALAIGLMVVNYTKPGAGLDASQLVSGDVSAYATQAKQMGFVDYLMHIVPSSPVQAFAQGEILQIVFFAVLFGMAVVTMPVSVTPLMDVLEKTLEVMFRIVQLIMKVAPLGAFGAMAFTVGTFGLKTLIPLGRLMLDVYTTMALFIFIVLNLIARYYKFSLLAFLNYIREEILLVLGTSSSEAALPRLMQKLERYGCARPVVGLVVPTGYSFNLDGTSIYLTMATIFLAQVYGKDLPLSQQLGILLILMITSKGAAGVTGSGFIVLASTLASVNVIPIEGIALLLGVDRFMSEARAITNLIGNGVATLVISRSENAFDDQMRESAVIELREARLAGKAD is encoded by the coding sequence ATGAACCTGCGCCGCATCCACCACAACCTCACCTTCCGCGTCCTGCTCGCCGTCACCATCGGCGTGATTCTCGGGGTGGTGAATCCCGAGCTGGCGAAGGAGATGAAGCCGCTCGGCGACACCTTCGTGAAACTGGTCAAGATGATCATCGGGCCGATCATCTTCCTCACGATCGTCCTCGGCATCTCGAACATCGCCGACGTCAAGAAGATCGGCCGGGTGGGCGGCAAGGCGTTCATCTACTTCGAGGTGGTGACCACTTTTGCGCTCGCCATCGGGCTGATGGTGGTGAACTACACCAAGCCCGGCGCGGGGCTCGACGCGTCGCAGCTCGTGAGCGGCGATGTGAGCGCGTACGCCACGCAGGCCAAGCAGATGGGCTTCGTGGACTACCTGATGCACATCGTGCCGTCGAGCCCGGTGCAGGCGTTCGCGCAGGGCGAGATCCTGCAGATCGTCTTCTTCGCGGTGCTGTTCGGCATGGCGGTGGTAACGATGCCGGTGAGCGTGACGCCGCTCATGGACGTGCTCGAGAAGACGCTCGAGGTGATGTTCCGCATCGTCCAGCTGATCATGAAGGTCGCGCCGCTCGGCGCCTTCGGCGCGATGGCGTTCACGGTGGGCACGTTCGGGCTCAAGACGCTGATTCCGCTCGGGCGGCTGATGCTCGATGTCTACACGACGATGGCGCTGTTCATCTTCATTGTCCTGAACCTGATTGCGCGCTACTACAAGTTCAGCCTCCTCGCCTTCCTCAACTACATCCGCGAGGAGATCCTGCTGGTGCTGGGGACGAGCTCGTCGGAGGCGGCGCTGCCGCGGCTGATGCAGAAGCTCGAGCGCTACGGATGCGCGCGCCCGGTGGTGGGGCTCGTGGTGCCGACGGGGTATTCGTTCAACCTCGACGGGACGAGCATCTACCTGACGATGGCGACGATCTTCCTGGCGCAGGTCTACGGCAAGGACCTGCCGCTGTCGCAGCAGCTGGGGATCCTGCTCATCCTGATGATCACGTCCAAGGGGGCGGCCGGCGTGACGGGGAGCGGATTCATCGTGCTCGCAAGCACGCTGGCGAGCGTGAACGTGATTCCCATCGAGGGGATCGCGCTGCTGCTCGGCGTGGACCGCTTCATGAGCGAGGCGCGCGCCATCACCAACCTCATTGGCAACGGCGTGGCGACGCTGGTGATCTCGCGCAGCGAGAACGCCTTCGACGACCAGATGCGGGAGAGCGCGGTGATCGAGCTCCGCGAGGCGCGGCTGGCGGGGAAGGCGGACTAG
- a CDS encoding VanZ family protein — translation MKGDARALVTRASAALWLATTLLLTLQPVGQGTSVRFWGFFTETMAGVDYAQNVVLFLPLGWIASRGRWRWWHAVLAGLVVSGSIEFIQQWVPGRTSQATDIAFNIAGTALGWWMATRATQPRVRLAIAFSVLIGFLGLHQLNTMWPEPVELVGGAGVWQTVDRISCPAGTRETTACIVVPNTAQSGNKYVRVVGVGDRTYARVQSSALGRTLTDRDCVLLMFENTIGTRMRLRPPLEAACGVADTLKQVILLQVDPRLEHEVRGEWTPTRVGAWMWPVWPFQSYQPLVQVVAAALTFVVLVSLMIGTSPWVIPAGYLAMLEVVALIAGMRTPGWWEIAASALGWLIAAGAVRLDRWWRAERTLSATDGGT, via the coding sequence ATGAAGGGGGACGCGCGCGCTCTCGTTACGCGCGCCAGTGCCGCGCTCTGGCTGGCGACCACGCTGCTGCTCACGCTGCAGCCCGTGGGGCAGGGGACGTCCGTCAGGTTCTGGGGTTTCTTCACCGAGACGATGGCCGGCGTCGATTACGCGCAGAACGTCGTGCTGTTTCTTCCGCTCGGATGGATTGCCAGCCGCGGGCGCTGGCGCTGGTGGCACGCCGTGCTGGCCGGCCTGGTGGTGAGCGGGAGCATCGAGTTCATCCAGCAGTGGGTGCCGGGGCGGACGAGCCAGGCCACCGATATCGCGTTCAACATCGCAGGGACCGCGCTCGGCTGGTGGATGGCGACGCGCGCGACCCAACCGCGAGTGCGGCTGGCCATCGCCTTTTCGGTTCTCATCGGGTTCCTCGGCTTGCACCAGCTGAACACGATGTGGCCAGAGCCGGTGGAACTCGTCGGCGGCGCGGGCGTCTGGCAGACCGTGGACCGCATCTCGTGCCCCGCGGGGACGCGGGAGACGACGGCGTGCATCGTCGTGCCCAACACGGCGCAGAGCGGCAACAAGTATGTGCGCGTGGTCGGCGTCGGCGACCGGACCTACGCCCGCGTGCAGAGCAGCGCCCTCGGGCGGACGCTGACCGACCGTGACTGCGTGCTCCTGATGTTCGAGAACACCATTGGGACGCGTATGCGCCTACGGCCGCCGCTCGAAGCGGCGTGCGGCGTGGCCGACACGCTCAAGCAGGTCATACTGCTGCAGGTGGATCCCCGGCTCGAGCATGAAGTGCGCGGCGAGTGGACGCCAACGCGGGTGGGTGCGTGGATGTGGCCGGTCTGGCCGTTCCAGTCGTACCAGCCGCTGGTGCAGGTCGTGGCGGCGGCGCTCACGTTCGTGGTGCTTGTCTCGCTGATGATCGGCACCTCGCCGTGGGTGATACCGGCGGGGTACCTGGCGATGCTCGAAGTCGTCGCGCTGATTGCGGGTATGCGCACACCGGGGTGGTGGGAGATCGCGGCGTCGGCGCTCGGCTGGCTGATCGCCGCCGGAGCGGTGCGGCTTGACCGGTGGTGGCGCGCCGAACGCACCTTAAGCGCGACGGACGGAGGCACCTGA